From Cellulomonas oligotrophica, a single genomic window includes:
- a CDS encoding TrmH family RNA methyltransferase: protein MARPDLRPVTGSDDPRLADYVSLTDVALRTRLEPAQGLYVAESSTVLGRALRAGHRPRSVLLAPRWLPDVEAMLVDVPGDDAVPVYVADEPVLESITGFHVHRGALAAMHRPVLPSVADVLAGARGGAGARRVAVLEDLVDHTNVGAAFRSAAALGVDAVLVTPRCADPLYRRSVRVSMGTVFQVPWTRVNPWPGGMDALRAAGFVVASLALSDDAVDLDALVADVPERLALVLGAEGDGLKPATVAAGDLTVRIPMAGGVDSLNVAAAAAVAFWATRVPA from the coding sequence GTGGCCCGACCCGACCTCCGACCCGTCACCGGGTCCGACGACCCCCGCCTCGCCGACTACGTCAGCCTGACCGACGTCGCCCTGCGCACCCGCCTCGAGCCGGCGCAGGGCCTGTACGTCGCGGAGAGCTCGACCGTGCTGGGCCGTGCGCTGCGCGCCGGCCACCGGCCCCGGTCGGTGCTCCTGGCGCCGCGCTGGCTGCCCGACGTCGAGGCCATGCTCGTCGACGTCCCCGGCGACGACGCGGTACCCGTGTACGTCGCCGACGAGCCCGTCCTGGAGTCCATCACCGGCTTCCACGTGCACCGCGGCGCGCTCGCGGCCATGCACCGGCCCGTGCTGCCCTCGGTCGCCGACGTCCTGGCGGGCGCGCGCGGGGGAGCGGGCGCCCGGCGGGTGGCGGTGCTCGAGGACCTCGTCGACCACACCAACGTCGGTGCGGCGTTCCGCTCGGCGGCTGCGCTCGGCGTCGACGCCGTGCTGGTCACGCCGCGGTGCGCCGACCCGCTGTACCGGCGCAGCGTGCGGGTGTCCATGGGGACGGTCTTCCAGGTGCCGTGGACGCGCGTCAACCCGTGGCCCGGCGGCATGGACGCGCTGCGCGCGGCCGGGTTCGTGGTCGCGTCGCTCGCGCTGTCCGACGACGCGGTGGACCTCGACGCGCTCGTCGCGGACGTGCCCGAGCGTCTCGCGCTCGTGCTGGGTGCCGAGGGCGACGGGCTCAAGCCCGCGACCGTGGCCGCCGGCGACCTGACCGTGCGGATCCCCATGGCCGGCGGGGTCGACTCGCTCAACGTGGCGGCGGCCGCGGCGGTCGCGTTCTGGGCCACGCGGGTGCCTGCGTGA
- a CDS encoding right-handed parallel beta-helix repeat-containing protein has protein sequence MSRRPALLAVATCVAVLVAPSVAAAAPPPLACGATLTVDTALRRDLTCVGDGLVLGPDVTLDLRGHTLRGSGAGVGLLVSSAGEAEIRNGTLTGWGTAVDTLGVEDADVGPLTVDRVRLRGNATGVDASGEDGTGRFRKPTTITRSSVVGHTAIGVDGGWFAEITVDRTTVADNAVGLWSEGDATITRSRFDRNARAVIGTEASVGVDRSSFRDNPQAVVTYGTGSTVVHGSRFVGSDVAVHGGGAVVDVSASTFTANGRAVVLGTWGGTVAGNVLRSNGEAIALDGEWLDGATVQDNVLRRNGEGIVLEPVDAATGVGGNDVRGSTGRGIHVPGATDLGGNTARGNGSSPQCVGVVCAPS, from the coding sequence ATGTCTCGTCGTCCTGCTCTTCTCGCCGTCGCCACGTGCGTCGCGGTGCTGGTCGCGCCGTCCGTCGCCGCCGCGGCCCCGCCGCCGCTCGCGTGCGGGGCGACGCTCACGGTCGACACCGCGCTGCGCCGCGACCTGACCTGCGTCGGTGACGGGCTCGTCCTCGGGCCCGACGTCACGCTCGACCTGCGCGGGCACACCCTGCGCGGCTCCGGGGCCGGCGTCGGGCTGCTGGTCAGCTCCGCGGGGGAGGCCGAGATCCGCAACGGCACGCTCACCGGCTGGGGCACGGCCGTCGACACGCTGGGCGTCGAGGACGCCGACGTCGGCCCGCTGACCGTGGACCGCGTCCGGCTGCGCGGCAACGCGACCGGCGTCGACGCGTCGGGGGAGGACGGCACCGGCCGGTTCCGCAAGCCCACCACGATCACGCGGTCGAGCGTCGTCGGGCACACCGCGATCGGCGTCGACGGCGGGTGGTTCGCCGAGATCACCGTGGACCGCACGACCGTCGCCGACAACGCGGTCGGCCTGTGGAGCGAGGGGGACGCGACGATCACCCGGTCCCGGTTCGACCGCAACGCGCGCGCGGTCATCGGCACCGAGGCGTCCGTCGGCGTGGACAGGTCGTCGTTCCGCGACAACCCGCAGGCCGTGGTCACGTACGGCACCGGATCGACGGTCGTGCACGGCAGCCGGTTCGTCGGGTCCGACGTGGCGGTGCACGGCGGTGGCGCCGTGGTCGACGTCAGCGCCTCGACCTTCACCGCCAACGGGCGTGCCGTGGTGCTCGGCACGTGGGGCGGGACCGTCGCGGGCAACGTGCTGCGGTCCAACGGGGAGGCGATCGCGCTGGACGGGGAGTGGCTCGACGGCGCGACGGTGCAGGACAACGTGCTGCGGCGCAACGGCGAGGGGATCGTCCTCGAGCCGGTCGACGCCGCGACCGGCGTGGGCGGCAACGACGTGCGGGGGAGCACGGGGCGGGGGATCCATGTGCCGGGGGCCACGGACCTCGGCGGCAACACCGCCCGCGGCAACGGCAGCTCCCCGCAGTGCGTCGGCGTCGTCTGCGCCCCGTCCTGA
- a CDS encoding YbaK/EbsC family protein, whose protein sequence is MTTSHLGSLTWERAVDRPDLLAERTHAMISGWAVVEPEVADAVLVAAIDPDLADTAAMTEAYDLPLAASVNCVLVAGRREGVERVAACLVRATTRADVNNAVKRLLDVRKASFLPMERATEESTMEYGGITPLGLPDGYRMLADARVGTDVTDAGGTVVIGSGVRRSKISLPGALLLRAPGVEVVEGLALA, encoded by the coding sequence GTGACCACCTCGCACCTGGGCTCCCTGACGTGGGAGCGTGCCGTCGACCGTCCGGACCTGCTCGCGGAGCGCACGCACGCGATGATCAGCGGGTGGGCCGTCGTCGAGCCCGAGGTCGCGGACGCCGTCCTCGTCGCCGCGATCGACCCGGACCTGGCCGACACGGCGGCCATGACCGAGGCCTACGACCTGCCGCTGGCGGCGTCCGTGAACTGCGTGCTCGTGGCCGGGCGGCGCGAGGGCGTCGAGCGGGTCGCGGCGTGCCTCGTGCGTGCCACCACGCGCGCCGACGTCAACAACGCCGTCAAGCGGCTGCTCGACGTGCGCAAGGCGTCGTTCCTGCCGATGGAGCGGGCGACCGAGGAGTCGACGATGGAGTACGGCGGGATCACGCCGCTCGGGCTCCCCGACGGGTACCGGATGCTGGCCGACGCGCGCGTGGGGACCGACGTCACCGATGCCGGCGGCACGGTGGTCATCGGCTCGGGCGTGCGACGCTCGAAGATCAGCCTGCCGGGCGCGCTGCTGCTGCGCGCACCCGGCGTCGAGGTCGTCGAAGGGCTGGCGCTGGCGTAG
- a CDS encoding OmpA family protein, with protein sequence MSTPTSRLAARAAATMTAAALGAVLLVAPAQAEDFHDPADLPEVTAQLAADSVRVFAVQGSVEAFSPDGSVEVIEEEVRRDGEETVVTLSSDILFEPTKAELPPTAPDNLDEVLEDAPRGAEVTITGHTDSVGDDASNQLLSEQRARAVADAVATARPDLVLTVAGRGESEPAQAETPGDTADSYARAANRRVEIRYVG encoded by the coding sequence ATGAGCACTCCGACGAGCCGCCTCGCCGCCCGGGCAGCCGCGACCATGACCGCGGCCGCGCTCGGTGCGGTGCTGCTCGTGGCCCCCGCCCAGGCGGAGGACTTCCACGACCCGGCAGACCTGCCCGAGGTGACCGCGCAGCTGGCCGCGGACTCGGTGCGGGTCTTCGCGGTGCAGGGCTCCGTCGAGGCGTTCTCGCCCGACGGCTCTGTCGAGGTGATCGAGGAGGAGGTGCGCAGGGACGGCGAGGAGACGGTCGTCACGCTCTCCTCGGACATCCTCTTCGAGCCCACGAAGGCCGAGCTGCCGCCGACGGCCCCGGACAACCTCGACGAGGTGCTCGAGGACGCTCCACGGGGCGCGGAGGTCACGATCACCGGCCACACCGACTCCGTCGGTGACGACGCGAGCAACCAGCTGCTGTCCGAGCAGCGGGCCCGGGCGGTGGCCGACGCGGTCGCGACGGCCCGACCCGACCTCGTGCTGACCGTGGCGGGTCGCGGCGAGAGCGAGCCCGCGCAGGCCGAGACGCCCGGCGACACCGCCGACAGCTACGCCCGGGCCGCGAACCGCCGGGTCGAGATCCGCTACGTCGGCTGA
- a CDS encoding SDR family oxidoreductase yields MPTLDGAVVLVTGANGGIGTQFVHQFLARGAAKVYATARTPRTWDDERIVPLTLDVTDPESIRAAAQAAPDVTVLVNNAGVAVSSAGILTHTDEEIRTSVETNLVGPLLLARAFAPQLVAAQDAAIVDVHSAMSWYAVAGIYSATKAALWSATNSLRLELAPQGVHVVGVHVGWVDTAMAAGADGPKTDPADLVTTVLDAVEADEYEVLGDETSVQVKAGLSAPLEVVYPELARTRP; encoded by the coding sequence ATGCCCACCCTCGACGGAGCAGTCGTCCTGGTCACCGGCGCGAACGGCGGGATCGGCACGCAGTTCGTGCACCAGTTCCTCGCCCGCGGCGCGGCGAAGGTCTACGCCACCGCCCGCACGCCCCGCACCTGGGACGACGAGCGCATCGTCCCGCTGACCCTGGACGTCACCGACCCGGAGTCGATCCGCGCCGCCGCACAGGCCGCCCCGGACGTCACCGTGCTGGTGAACAACGCCGGCGTCGCGGTCTCCAGCGCCGGCATCCTCACGCACACCGACGAGGAGATCCGGACGAGCGTCGAGACCAACCTCGTCGGCCCGCTGCTCCTCGCCCGCGCCTTCGCCCCGCAGCTCGTGGCGGCGCAGGACGCGGCGATCGTCGACGTGCACTCGGCGATGAGCTGGTACGCCGTCGCCGGGATCTACAGCGCGACGAAGGCGGCGCTCTGGTCGGCGACGAACTCGCTGCGGCTGGAGCTCGCACCGCAGGGCGTGCACGTCGTGGGGGTGCACGTCGGATGGGTGGACACCGCCATGGCGGCGGGCGCCGACGGCCCGAAGACCGACCCGGCCGACCTCGTCACGACGGTGCTCGACGCGGTCGAGGCCGACGAGTACGAGGTGCTCGGCGACGAGACGTCCGTCCAGGTCAAGGCCGGGCTCAGCGCCCCGCTCGAGGTCGTCTACCCCGAGCTGGCACGCACCCGTCCCTGA
- a CDS encoding TetR/AcrR family transcriptional regulator, translated as MPGTPRPQGRRERNKQDKLERITAAARELFAERGVDDVTTQEIAERADIGAGTLFLYARSKGELLLLVQNAAYGEALARGVQAAGSATDVVDAVLAIVRPVVECNRRQVDNGRTYLREMVFGDPEEPHHREALTIAGQTEEAVADVLRRHGGVHDDDAASLARVVSAVMFLAMAASVSVDAGVDDLVADIRRQVGAVLRPAAR; from the coding sequence ATGCCCGGCACCCCTCGTCCCCAGGGTCGGCGCGAGCGCAACAAGCAGGACAAGCTCGAGCGGATCACCGCTGCCGCGCGCGAGCTCTTCGCCGAGCGCGGGGTCGACGACGTCACCACCCAGGAGATCGCCGAGCGCGCCGACATCGGCGCCGGGACCCTGTTCCTCTACGCCAGGAGCAAGGGTGAGCTGCTCCTGCTCGTGCAGAACGCCGCCTACGGCGAGGCGCTGGCCCGCGGGGTGCAGGCCGCCGGGTCGGCCACGGACGTCGTCGACGCCGTGCTCGCCATCGTGCGACCCGTCGTCGAGTGCAACCGCAGGCAGGTCGACAACGGGCGCACGTACCTGCGCGAGATGGTGTTCGGCGACCCCGAGGAGCCGCACCACCGCGAGGCCCTCACCATCGCCGGGCAGACCGAGGAGGCCGTCGCGGACGTGCTGCGCCGCCACGGGGGCGTGCACGACGACGACGCGGCCAGCCTGGCCCGCGTCGTGTCCGCGGTGATGTTCCTGGCGATGGCCGCGAGCGTCTCCGTCGACGCCGGCGTCGACGACCTCGTCGCGGACATCCGCCGTCAGGTCGGGGCGGTGCTGCGCCCCGCCGCCCGCTGA
- a CDS encoding phosphotransferase, which translates to MTVPSVGPGPVDDPLARLDARQRALLDAWLPGAVVRADHSWGLVPTRVLEVEHAGERYAVKAAGPDDTHLPRELEAHRRWTGPWVRAGRGPELVHADPDARLLVTRWVPGDLAAGTPAQHDPDVHRQAGALLAALHAQERVVDARIEARENTRALAWLDRPHGLAPDVVRRVRDVLAAWEPGPVPIVPTHGDFQPRNWVVADGVVRVIDLGRAALRPAASDLVRMSAQEWRRDPALADAFVEGYGRDPRDPATWWVTCLREGVCTAGWARMVGDAPFEAQGLRMVDEALVRL; encoded by the coding sequence GTGACGGTGCCCTCCGTGGGTCCCGGGCCGGTGGACGACCCGCTGGCCCGGCTCGACGCCCGGCAGCGCGCCCTGCTGGACGCGTGGCTGCCCGGTGCTGTCGTGCGCGCCGACCACTCGTGGGGGTTGGTCCCGACCCGCGTGCTGGAGGTCGAGCACGCGGGGGAGCGGTACGCCGTCAAGGCTGCGGGCCCGGACGACACCCACCTGCCCCGCGAGCTCGAGGCGCACCGCCGGTGGACCGGCCCGTGGGTCCGCGCCGGTCGCGGCCCGGAGCTCGTGCACGCCGACCCGGACGCCCGGCTGCTGGTCACGCGGTGGGTGCCCGGCGACCTCGCCGCGGGGACGCCCGCGCAGCACGACCCCGACGTGCACCGCCAGGCCGGGGCCCTGCTCGCTGCCCTGCACGCCCAGGAGCGGGTGGTCGACGCCCGGATCGAGGCGCGCGAGAACACCCGCGCGCTCGCGTGGCTGGACCGCCCGCACGGGCTGGCTCCCGACGTCGTGCGCCGGGTGCGCGACGTGCTGGCGGCGTGGGAGCCGGGACCGGTGCCGATCGTGCCGACGCACGGGGACTTCCAGCCCCGCAACTGGGTGGTCGCCGACGGCGTCGTGCGCGTCATCGACCTGGGCCGGGCCGCGCTGCGCCCCGCGGCGAGCGACCTCGTCCGCATGTCCGCCCAGGAGTGGCGCCGGGACCCCGCGCTGGCGGACGCGTTCGTCGAGGGGTACGGCCGCGACCCGCGCGACCCGGCGACGTGGTGGGTCACGTGCCTGCGCGAGGGCGTCTGCACGGCGGGGTGGGCGCGGATGGTCGGGGACGCGCCGTTCGAGGCGCAGGGGCTGCGGATGGTCGACGAGGCCCTCGTCCGGCTGTGA